A window of Komagataella phaffii GS115 chromosome 1, complete sequence contains these coding sequences:
- a CDS encoding Hexameric DNA polymerase alpha-associated DNA helicase A involved in lagging strand DNA synthesis, whose translation MSASRLSKSFQDSLQIEQKEDSDTTAQLLSSLSPKQLQSKGLAILSLEITNTRPGYGGKTIIELAKHSSTVGSKRKSKQKDQPDESLEFGDFKVGDMVVLDSYQASDYNPKKLKNSSKKSDQEAHEDLEQVDLEAVVVKMRKNEIHIALSSDSNSQSVSSIKIDEKLAHLNNNSMKCWLVKLSNTITYKRMAQGLTRLSEVNSDSAPELIRLLLGEEQFKAPTSSDLVSKMENLTFENDGLNDSQREAINFALQSPITIIHGPPGTGKTSTLVELVRQLVKARGSSSKRILICGPSNISVDTILERLDDLYPNKADSMSKLIRVGHPARLLSSILNHSLELLIQGSESNEILKDIIKEIQDLMKKSKKMKSYRERKDCYLDVKNLRKDLRERARKITSELIRSSQVVVSTLHGASSRELFDAALNSQEGLFDTLIIDEVSQSLEPQCWIPLMAHTGINKLIIAGDNKQLSPTIKTLPEGKQKSKVVDILSTTLFDRLVSIHGQSFVKFLNIQYRMNEKIMRFPSNELYGAKLIAHKSVANKTCLDLPYRVEETDDTIEPLIWYDTQGDEFPEQETEEDQGSKYNENEALLVAKHVRILLKAGVLQTDIGIISPYNAQVSFLKELLINGDDQLTELEISTVDGFQGREKEIIILTLVRSNREKEVGFLKDFRRLNVSMTRAKKQLCVIGDMETLGENETTKFLSKWVKWCEEEADLRYIDVNDLYEN comes from the coding sequence ATGTCGGCGTCCAGGTTatccaaatcttttcagGATTCCCTTCAGATCGAACAGAAGGAAGACTCGGACACAACGGCTCAACTTCTCTCATCATTGAGTCCCAAACAGCTTCAATCCAAAGGGCTCGCCATCCTATCACTTGAGATCACCAATACGAGGCCTGGATACGGTGGTAAAACCATCATTGAATTAGCCAAGCATTCCAGTACCGTGGGATCGAAAAGGAAATCAAAGCAAAAAGACCAACCAGATGAGTCTTTGGAATTCGGAGATTTTAAAGTCGGTGATATGGTAGTACTGGACAGCTACCAGGCTTCTGACTACAACCCCAAGAAATTAAAAAACTCGTCTAAGAAGTCTGATCAGGAAGCACACGAAGATCTGGAGCAAGTTGACCTGGAAGCCGTTGTGGTcaagatgagaaagaatGAGATACATATTGCTTTGAGCTCAGATTCCAACTCGCAGTCTGTTTCAAGTATAAAGATTGACGAAAAGCTGGCTCATCTGAACAATAATAGCATGAAATGCTGGCTCGTGAAATTGTCAAACACTATAACTTACAAAAGAATGGCTCAAGGGCTGACGAGGCTGAGTGAAGTAAATTCAGACTCTGCTCCCGAGTTGATTCGTCTTCTTTTAGGCGAAGAACAGTTCAAAGCACCCACATCTTCAGATTTGGTTTCTAAGATGGAAAATCTgacctttgaaaatgacGGACTCAACGATTCCCAGCGTGAGGCCATCAACTTTGCCCTACAATCTCCCATAACCATCATTCACGGACCTCCAGGAACCGGAAAAACTAGTACATTGGTTGAGTTGGTCAGACAATTGGTAAAGGCTAGAGGTAGCTCCAGCAAACGAATCTTGATCTGCGGCCCTTCAAACATATCTGTTGACAcaatcttggaaagattggaCGATTTATACCCAAACAAGGCGGATTCAATGTCTAAATTGATCCGTGTTGGTCACCCAGCACGATTGTTAAGTTCCATTCTCAACCACAGTTTAGAGCTACTCATCCAAGGCTCAGAGTCGAATGAGATTCTCAAAGATATCATTAAGGAGATTCAAGATCTGATGAAAAAGTCtaaaaagatgaagagttacagagaaagaaaagactGCTATTTGGATGTCAAGAACCTTAGAAAAGACCTCAGAGAAAGGGCAAGAAAAATCACGTCAGAGCTGATCAGAAGTAGTCAAGTGGTGGTTTCAACTTTGCATGGAGCGTCCTCTAGAGAGCTTTTTGACGCTGCACTCAATTCTCAAGAGGGATTGTTTGATACTTTGattattgatgaagtgTCGCAATCTTTGGAGCCTCAATGTTGGATTCCACTTATGGCCCACACAGGTATCAATAAGTTGATTATTGCAGGAGACAATAAACAATTATCACCCACTATAAAGACTCTTCCAGAGGGGAAGCAGAAGAGTAAGGTGGTGGACATACTTAGCACCACCCTTTTTGACCGGTTAGTGTCCATTCACGGACAATCCTTTGTCAAATTTTTAAACATACAGTATCgaatgaatgaaaaaattatgAGATTCCCAAGCAATGAACTCTATGGGGCTAAATTGATTGCTCACAAGTCAGTAGCTAATAAAACCTGTCTTGATCTGCCTTACAGAGTCGAAGAAACTGATGATACCATAGAACCATTGATATGGTATGATACTCAAGGTGACGAGTTTCCTGAACAGGAGACCGAGGAAGATCAAGGATCGAAGTATAATGAGAATGAGGCACTGCTGGTGGCCAAACATGTCAGAATTCTATTGAAAGCAGGAGTTTTGCAAACTGATATTGGGATAATTTCTCCGTACAATGCGCAGGTTTCTTTCCTCAAAGAGTTACTGATAAACGGCGATGACCAACTAACAGAGTTGGAAATATCAACGGTAGATGGATTTCAAGGTCGTGAGAAAGAAATTATCATCTTGACTTTGGTTCGTTCaaatagagaaaaagaagttggCTTCTTGAAGGATTTCAGAAGGCTGAACGTGTCTATGACCAGAGCTAAGAAGCAACTTTGCGTGATTGGAGACATGGAGACATTAGGTGAGAATGAAACTACAAAGTTTCTATCTAAGTGGGTCAAATGGTGTGAAGAGGAGGCTGATTTGAGGTATATCGATGTGAATGATCTATATGAGAATTAG